A region from the Paenarthrobacter aurescens genome encodes:
- a CDS encoding S9 family peptidase — protein sequence MSHTSSAPASARESTIQPPVAKQIPVRREHHGDVFVDNYEWLRDKESSEVVEHLKAENAYQEAVTAHQEPLREAMFQEIKGRTQETDLSVPSRKDGWWYYSRSVEGKEYSIQCRVLANNTGDPVADWTPPAVEAGVGLPGEQVLLDGNIEAEGKPFFSVGGAAVTVDGNLYAYAVDNSGDERFTLRIKDLRTGELLPDVIEDIFYGVAFSPDGTRLFYTVVDDSWRPYQVKAHVLGTPVAEDEVIYQEDDVAMWLGFDLSSDRRHLVLSIGCSEFSETRLLRFDNYDAGLSMVIPRSHHVLYEAEPFLLEGKETLLLTHNKDAVNSMVSLVDPEELTKPLSEQNWRTVVGHSREVRVNGAGVTSTHVVVSVRKDTIERVQVLPLRGLGTAAQGAPVEPEFAEELYTAGVSGSDYEAPVIRIGYTSYFTPSRVYDFVLPTAELPRGELLLRKESPVLGGYSAADYVATREWATADDGTRVPLSVLRHASVAQDGTAAGLVYGYGSYEMSMDPGFGVARLSLLDRGIVMVIAHIRGGGELGRTWYEDGKKLTKKNTFTDFIAATDWLAGSGWVDPSRIAAMGGSAGGLLMGAVANMAPEKYAAVVAQVPFVDALTTILDPELPLSALEWEEWGNPITDPEAYAYMKSYTPYENVKAAAYPKIAAVTSFNDTRVLYVEPAKWVQALRSASTGSEPIVMKIEMDGGHGGASGRYVQWRERAWDYAFIADSLGATELLPGAGLK from the coding sequence TCTTCCGCGCCAGCCTCTGCCAGGGAATCAACAATCCAGCCTCCTGTCGCCAAGCAGATACCTGTCCGCCGCGAGCATCACGGCGATGTTTTTGTGGACAACTATGAGTGGCTCAGGGACAAAGAATCTTCGGAGGTAGTGGAGCACCTCAAGGCGGAGAACGCCTACCAGGAGGCGGTCACGGCACACCAGGAACCGCTCCGTGAAGCCATGTTCCAGGAGATCAAGGGCCGCACGCAGGAGACTGATCTGTCCGTGCCCAGCCGAAAGGACGGCTGGTGGTATTACAGCCGTTCGGTGGAGGGCAAGGAGTACAGCATCCAGTGCCGTGTCCTGGCCAACAACACCGGTGATCCCGTGGCGGACTGGACTCCCCCGGCTGTTGAAGCGGGCGTCGGGCTTCCCGGCGAGCAGGTGCTCCTGGACGGCAACATCGAAGCAGAGGGCAAGCCGTTCTTCAGCGTGGGCGGCGCTGCCGTGACTGTTGACGGCAACCTTTACGCCTATGCAGTGGACAACTCCGGTGACGAGCGCTTCACCTTGCGGATCAAGGATCTGCGCACCGGTGAGCTCCTCCCGGATGTCATTGAGGACATCTTCTACGGGGTGGCCTTCTCCCCGGACGGCACCAGGCTCTTCTACACGGTGGTGGATGATTCGTGGCGGCCCTACCAGGTGAAGGCCCACGTGCTGGGCACCCCTGTGGCTGAGGACGAAGTGATCTACCAGGAGGACGACGTCGCCATGTGGCTCGGCTTCGATCTCTCCTCGGACCGTCGCCACTTGGTGCTGAGCATCGGATGCTCCGAGTTCAGCGAGACGCGGCTGCTCCGCTTCGACAACTACGACGCCGGCCTCAGTATGGTCATCCCGCGCTCCCACCACGTGCTCTACGAGGCCGAGCCTTTCCTGCTCGAGGGCAAGGAAACACTGCTCCTCACGCACAACAAGGACGCCGTCAACTCCATGGTGAGCCTGGTGGACCCGGAGGAACTTACCAAGCCGCTGTCCGAGCAGAACTGGCGGACCGTCGTCGGGCATTCCCGCGAAGTACGCGTCAACGGCGCGGGCGTCACGTCCACCCATGTGGTGGTGTCCGTCCGCAAGGACACCATTGAGCGTGTTCAGGTACTCCCGCTGCGGGGTTTGGGCACAGCGGCTCAAGGCGCCCCTGTGGAGCCGGAGTTCGCTGAAGAGCTCTACACCGCAGGGGTTTCCGGCTCTGACTATGAAGCACCCGTGATCCGCATTGGCTATACCTCGTACTTCACGCCGTCGCGCGTGTACGACTTCGTCCTGCCTACTGCCGAACTGCCCCGGGGTGAATTGCTGCTCCGCAAGGAAAGCCCGGTACTTGGCGGGTACTCGGCAGCTGATTACGTGGCCACCCGCGAATGGGCAACGGCCGACGACGGCACCCGGGTCCCGCTGTCAGTGCTGCGTCACGCTTCGGTGGCGCAGGACGGCACAGCTGCCGGGCTGGTCTACGGCTACGGCTCCTACGAAATGAGCATGGATCCGGGTTTCGGCGTGGCGCGTTTGTCCCTCCTGGACCGCGGAATCGTGATGGTCATCGCCCACATCCGTGGCGGTGGGGAACTGGGACGCACCTGGTACGAAGACGGCAAGAAACTCACCAAGAAGAACACCTTCACGGACTTCATTGCAGCAACGGACTGGTTGGCAGGCTCGGGCTGGGTTGATCCTTCGCGGATTGCTGCCATGGGCGGCTCGGCCGGCGGCCTGTTGATGGGGGCCGTGGCCAACATGGCGCCGGAAAAGTACGCTGCCGTGGTGGCGCAGGTGCCGTTTGTGGATGCTCTGACCACCATCCTGGATCCCGAGCTTCCGCTGTCCGCCTTGGAATGGGAGGAGTGGGGCAACCCCATCACGGACCCTGAGGCCTACGCCTATATGAAGTCCTACACTCCGTACGAGAATGTGAAGGCGGCGGCCTACCCCAAGATCGCTGCTGTGACGTCTTTCAATGACACCAGGGTGCTGTACGTGGAGCCTGCCAAGTGGGTTCAGGCGCTGCGCTCCGCATCCACAGGTTC